TGCTCATAAAGTTTAACCGCCTACGATTGTCTACAGAGAGTAAGGCTCATTCATGTTAGCGAATTTGGTTGGCTTTGGGTAGAAGGAACCACAACGGGAATATGCGGTTTTCCTCACTTTGCTGACCTCAACTTGCCCCATACGGCCCTGGGGGCCACCACCGGGGATAGTATGAAGAATTGTGAAAATGATCACAGGTTCACAACAGTTTCCTCCGGGAAAGCATGGGGTCAACTACACCGATTCCCAAGTTTAATTAAGTTTAATTTCGCTCATAGGTCAACCACTGCTATGGACAAGCCACGTATCCTTTCTGGAGTTCAGCCCACCGGAAATCTGCACCTAGGCAACTATTTAGGAGCTATCCGGAGCTGGGTTGAGCAACAGCAACATTACGATAACTTTTTTTGCGTGGTGGACCTCCATGCCATCACGGTGCCCCACAACCCCCAGACCCTAGCCCAGGACACCCTCACCATTGCGGCCTTGTACCTCGCCTGTGGCATTGACCTGCAATATTCCACCATTTTTGTCCAGTCCCATGTGGCGGCCCACAGTGAATTGGCCTGGTTGCTCAACTGCGTCACCCCCCTCAATTGGCTAGAACGGATGATTCAGTTTAAAGAAAAGGCCGTTAAACAGGGGGAAAACGTCAGCGTGGGGCTATTGGACTATCCTGTGCTCATGGCGGCGGATATTTTGCTCTACGATGCGGACAAAGTGCCCGTGGGGGAAGACCAAAAGCAACATTTAGAGTTGACTCGCGACATTGTGATCCGCATTAACGATAAATTTGGCCGGGAAGATGCGCCGGTGTTGAAGTTGCCAGAACCCCTAATCCGGAAAGAGGGAGCAAGGGTGATGAGCTTGGCGGATGGCACAAAAAAAATGTCCAAATCCGATGAGTCGGAACTGAGTCGCATTAACCTGTTGGACCCACCGGAGATGATTAAGAAAAAAGTTAAAAAATGTAAGACTGACCCCCAGCGAGGTTTATGGTTCGATGATCCGGAACGCCCTGAATGTCACAATTTATTGACTTTGTACACTCTCTTGAGCAATCAAACTAAGGAAGCCGTGGCTCAGGAATGTGCCGAGATGGGTTGGGGTCAATTCAAGCCCCTGTTAACGGAAACGGCGATCGCCGCCTTGGAACCAATTCAAGCAAAATATGCAGAAATTTTGGCGGATCGGGGGGAGTTGGACCGCATCATCCAAGCGGGTAACGCAAAAGCCAGTCAAACTGCCCAACAAACCTTAGCTAGGGTGCGAGATGCCCTCGGATTTTTAGCACCGCCCTATTAGGGCCCGTCATCGGGGCACCAGGAGCCGTGTTAGGATGAAGTTTGGGATGCGCCTCCACGGCCGAATATTTCCTGTGCAAACTTCCCTTAGCACGACGACCGCAAACGGACTCAGCAGTGGTCTGTAAACTATATTTATGAGGAACAAACAATGGCAAAACGTCGTAATTTAAAGAAGGAAAAAGCTGAACGTAATCGTGCTTATGCCCGTCAGTTTCGCTCCGCCAGTCGCACCCAAAACCGCCGCTATTCCGGTGGCCAAAGACAACAAGGTGACTCCAATGGCTCCAGCAATAACGGTGCCGCCAGCGACGTTTAATCTATTTTTAGCGCTCCTAAGGGTGGCTAAAACTTTGCATAAAAAACGGCGATCGGTGGGTTTCGGCCCGCCGTTTGTTGTCTGGGGTTTTTGGAGACTGGGGCTAGTAGTAAATTTTCCTTGCCATGGTTGAGTTAGACCGGAGTCGGGTAATCCATTGGCTCCAAGAAAATGTTTCCCCCCAACGGTTAGACCATATTTTGGGAGTCGAACAGACGGCGGTGCAATGGGCTCCCCTCCATAAAGTTGACCCAATCAAAGCGGGACAGGCAGGACTACTGCACGATTTAGCTAAATTTTTCCCGCCGACTAAACTATTGGTGATCGCCAAGGAACATAATTTACCCCTCGACCCGATTTTGCAAGCCACTCCCCATTTAATCCATGCCGATGTGAGTGCGATTATTGCCGCTGAGGAATTTGGAGTTGATGATCCGGACGTTTTAAAAGCTATCCGTTGCCATACTCTGGGGGCAGTGCCCATGGACCTTTTATCCTGTTTAATTTTTGTCGCTGATGCTCTGGAACCCACTAGGGGCAATGGTTTGGAGATAGAAAAATTACGCCAGGTAGCCCAACACAATCTTTACCAAGCCGTGCGCCTTACCTGTGAGCAAACCCTGACTTATTTAATCAAGCATCACAAAGTTATCCATCCCCAGGTGATTTTGACCCGCAATTGGGCGTTACAAATGGAAAAGTAAGCACAATATTCCCAGGGGTTCTAGCTACACTAGAAAAGTAACCCTTAACCTGTCCATCGTTTTTTGGAGTTGACCGAATCCTAATATGACTGAAATTTCCCGCTTCGATGCATACCCCCCCACTTTGACCGTTAATCCCATCGTTCCCGCCGATGCCCCCGCCACTGAACATCTGGTGTGGACCATTGCCCAAGCCGCGGAAGAACGTAAAGCAGGGGATTTAGTCATTCTCAAGGTGACGGATGTGTCCTATCTGGCGGATTATTTTGTCATCTGTACCGGATTTTCCCGCACCCAGGTCCGGGCGATCGCCGACAACATTGAAAAACAAGTGGAACTGGTGCACGGTCAACTGCCTACCCATACGGAAGGGAACAGTGAAAGCATTTGGGTGTTACAGGATTTTGGTGATGTTCTCGTCCATACCTTTATGCCAGAGGAACGGGAATTTTATAAGCTGGAAGCTTTTTGGGGCCATGCCCAGGAACAAACTTTAGCTGATATTGCCACTGCGATCGGTGTTGCCTACAATGCTCCTACTTCTCCTTAGGGTGTTTAGATCCCACACTGATCCCTGCCTAGTCAGGATTTGAGCAATAAGAAAGTCACCGTACCCAGGCCGGAGATCGCCAAGTAGGGCCAACGGATCAACTTCGAGGTTGGGGCCATGGCCAGGATCGTGAGTAGAAAAAGGTCGAGAAAAACTCGGCTGTAATTGAGGTAGTAATTGAGAATATAAAAGCTGGCCACCAGTAACAAACCGCCATAGAGCCAGCCGCCGTAGGCTAAGGTTCTGTTGCTTTGACGCCGGGGCAGGGTAAGCCAAATGAGTAATGCCAGACTTAGCAAGAATAACAGCCAGAGATAGGCCTCGTAGATGTTGTTACCCGTCAGTCCTG
The genomic region above belongs to Synechocystis sp. PCC 6803 substr. PCC-P and contains:
- the yqeK gene encoding bis(5'-nucleosyl)-tetraphosphatase (symmetrical) YqeK produces the protein MVELDRSRVIHWLQENVSPQRLDHILGVEQTAVQWAPLHKVDPIKAGQAGLLHDLAKFFPPTKLLVIAKEHNLPLDPILQATPHLIHADVSAIIAAEEFGVDDPDVLKAIRCHTLGAVPMDLLSCLIFVADALEPTRGNGLEIEKLRQVAQHNLYQAVRLTCEQTLTYLIKHHKVIHPQVILTRNWALQMEK
- the rsfS gene encoding ribosome silencing factor; its protein translation is MTEISRFDAYPPTLTVNPIVPADAPATEHLVWTIAQAAEERKAGDLVILKVTDVSYLADYFVICTGFSRTQVRAIADNIEKQVELVHGQLPTHTEGNSESIWVLQDFGDVLVHTFMPEEREFYKLEAFWGHAQEQTLADIATAIGVAYNAPTSP
- the trpS gene encoding tryptophan--tRNA ligase, coding for MDKPRILSGVQPTGNLHLGNYLGAIRSWVEQQQHYDNFFCVVDLHAITVPHNPQTLAQDTLTIAALYLACGIDLQYSTIFVQSHVAAHSELAWLLNCVTPLNWLERMIQFKEKAVKQGENVSVGLLDYPVLMAADILLYDADKVPVGEDQKQHLELTRDIVIRINDKFGREDAPVLKLPEPLIRKEGARVMSLADGTKKMSKSDESELSRINLLDPPEMIKKKVKKCKTDPQRGLWFDDPERPECHNLLTLYTLLSNQTKEAVAQECAEMGWGQFKPLLTETAIAALEPIQAKYAEILADRGELDRIIQAGNAKASQTAQQTLARVRDALGFLAPPY